TGGAAATCCGGCTGCCAGTTGCCGGTCTGAAATGAGACCGCGGTCCGAACGCTCGCCGGCTTGACGCCCTGAACCGCGTGCACGGCAAGCTTCATCGTATCGCCGCTGTCGCAGGTCTCGTCGACGAGGAGCACGCGCTTGCCGCGAAGCGCCGTGGGCGGATCGCTCATCAGCTCGGGATCGCCGTGGTCGTGCGGACGACCGATGACGATGGTGCGCAGCTCGCGCTGCAGGATGGAGGCGATGATCGCGGCGGGGATTACCCCGGCCTTGGCGATTCCGACGATCAC
This region of Gemmatimonadales bacterium genomic DNA includes:
- a CDS encoding phosphoribosyltransferase family protein yields the protein MSRSRATPVREILEVDWPFFGELCRALALHVSRAYDPEVIVGIAKAGVIPAAIIASILQRELRTIVIGRPHDHGDPELMSDPPTALRGKRVLLVDETCDSGDTMKLAVHAVQGVKPASVRTAVSFQTGNWQPDFHAFMSEKAIVLPWDREVIENGELVMRADLRAEFGH